The Paenibacillus sp. RC334 nucleotide sequence GCTTCAAACAGCGAAATGCCTTATAAAAATTCGAAGGACTTTGAAAGCCCGTCTCATAGCAAATCTCAAGATTGGTACAATCCGTGCTTTTAAGCAGATATGCTGCTTTATCCACTCTTATTTTTTCCAGATAGGTACGCGGGGTTTCTGAGGTTTCCTGTTTAAAGATTCGATCCAGATAAAAGGGACTTGCTCCAGCATAATCCGCAATATTCTGCAATACCAATCTTTCCTTATAGTGATTGACCAGAAAGGTAACCACAGTCTGGACAAGCCTGATATACGGTGAATGATCAATATGAGGCTGACATCTTTTACAGGCACGAAACCCCGCCTTTTCCACAGTGTCGATGTCATCATAAAACTCAACATTTACTTTTTTCGGCTTTTTGGATCGACAGGAAGGTCGGCAGTATATTCGGGTTGTTTTCACCGCGGTAAAAAACAACCCGTCATATTTACGATCACACGCCATAATTTTCTCCCACATTTCTTCAAAAGAAAGATTGATTTCAGCCATGAGCGAATATCCTGTCCTTTCCTTTCTAAAGTTCATCATCCCCCATATAAATGCGAAGTATCTTGTAGCTCTATTAACTGCTCGGCGTTCTTTTGCAAAGCAACCATGATATGATCCGAAAAGGCATTGCCAAAGCTAAACCGTTTCACTCCCAATTGCTGAAGCTTACTGACATTCGTCAGACCCGGCAAGGATAAAATATTAAGCGGAGCACGTACCTGATATACCACTTCCCTGATCTCATCGTCAACCCTCAAACCCGGAACAAAAATTCCGCTGACTCCACTCTCCACATACGCATTTGCTCGTTCGATCGTTTCCAAAAGCGGGGTATCCTTTTGCAAATATGTATCCGTTCTTGCATTTATAAAAAAATCGTTAAATCCATGAGCATCCAGTGCTGCTCTAATCTTGGACAGAAGGTTACTATGCAGAACCACTTCTCGAAGTCCCTTTTGCTGTTTTAATGAATCTTCAATATTAATCCCTGCGACTCCCACATCTGCTGTCCTTAAAACATGCTCGACAATCGTTGCTGTGTCCTCCCCATACCCTGCCTCAATATCTGCCGACACCGGAATCTGGACATGATCTGCAATCGTCTGAATAATCCTTATATGCTGGTCAAAATCAATAAGCTCACCGTCGGACAATCCAAGCGTATTTGCAATCCCCCAGCTCGTCGTGCCAATCGCCTGAAAGCCTGCCTTCTCCAAAGCCACGGCAGATAACAAGTCCCACGCATTCCCCAAAAACAAAAGTTCCTCTGATGTATGAAGTGCTTTAAATTGCTGTATTTTATTCATAAATATAGCCTCCTGATATGTGATGTAACTCATTTTATCAAGAGGCTGTATTTGTTTCGTCCTCATTCTTGCGCTTATGGTCTGTGGGAATCTTATTTGCTCCGAATCCATTAAGCAAATTGAAAATATTTTCGGCATTCTGTCTTCGGAGGTTGCGAAGCATCTTATGCTAATTGCTCAAAGGATGCTGGCTCAGAGCGGAAAAGACTGCCCTGGAAGCCCGAAACTTGCAAGCTCCTGAAACAGTCTTGTAAAATGTTCCTTAAGTCGAAAGGGAGGTCGTTAGATCAAACGATAGCCGGATGGAAGTTTCCCGGTACTGCGGATATTACGGATTTGCTGCAACGTCAAACGTTGATTGGTAGAGATAAGAGATTCTACATCATTTCCACGAATCAGATCATCCAGGTCGGCGAAGCGGCGATTGCCTCTAAAGACTTGAAAATTACCTTTAAAGCGCGTGCGGGTAAAGAGTACCAGTGTAGCATCGCTGCTTGTAGAAAAGAAACGCAGGCTCTCTATGCCATCGAGAACGGTTTCCGTATCACGAATACCTGAATTTCCCGTATATACTCTGCTGGCCCCCCGAAAATTTTCTTCACCAAAGACAGTAAGACGCGGATACGTTTGAGATACAAATGCTTTGCAGATCATGTTGTAATCCCTCCTTTTCAATTCTAGCTTATGTCCACTGGAAGAATTGGTTTGGGCCTGGGATTACCATTTCACAAAATCATTCTATGATTTCATAAACACGTGACAGACTTGAAAAAGGAACATACGTTCTGTATAATCTAGCTTAGCACATTGTATAATCCTGAACTAACGGAGATGCGGACATGGACACTAGATTTATTGAGGAACTGCGTGAAATTAGCAGAAATGACAAGCGGAGATCCGAATTTCTCATCAAGGGAATGAAGGAAACACTTCAGGAAAGAAAAGAAAAAAACTTTATCGAAAGATGGATTTGGCGTCAAAAGAATAAGAAGCGTATAGCGCAGAAGTTCAAATCCTGATAGATTCAACAAGCTTTCTCACTAACTGTTTGCAGCCTTCATCCAATCAAGTTTATAAGGATTTATCGAGGGTGGTAAAATTACTGCTAAGTCAAAGAGGGCCTCCAAACCACCTCCATGGCCGGGTCCCCTCTTTTCTACTTACCAATAAACCTTATTCCGTAACACTCACTTGCGTTTGAACTGAGGATCTCCGTGAGAGCAAATACGTAGCCACAATGGCGATAGCGACCCCTGCTGCTCCAAACCAGGTGATAGAAGCCAGCGAAACCTGACCTACAACCACGCCACCAATTCCGGCTCCAGCTGCCATTGCAAGCTGCATCGTAGACTGATTAAGACTCAGCATCACGCCAGAAGACTCTGGTACAAGAGTGACCAGATTATATTGTTGAGTCGGCCCCGATGTCCAGGCTGCGAACGACCATAGGATCAGTAAAGCGAATACTGCGATCAGGGAGTGAGCTGCAAAAGGAAGTAAGAGTAACGAAATCATATGCAGCACCATGCCTCCGAATAACGTAAAGGGAATGCCCTTTTTATCTGCACTGTATCCACCGATTTTCGACCCGATCAGACTGGCAATCCCGAAGGCGAGTAATACGATGCTCAGCATATCCTCTCCTACACCTGATACATCCAGTAAGTATGGTGAGATATAGGTATACGCGAGGGAATAACCCCCAAGCCAAAAGAAGGTAATGCCTAATCCCAAAGCGACTTCGGGCTTTTTTAGAAGAGAAAACTGTTGCAGTAAGGGAACGGGTTTATCACCTTTTATACGGGGAATCGTCATAGCGATAACAATCAGGGCGATAATCCCTGCCAAAGCGATGCCGACAAATACGGTTTTCCATCCATATGCCGAAGATATCATTCTGCCAAGCGGAATACCGATAATTAGCGAGGCTGTAAAACCCATGGTGACCGTAGCAATGGAGCTGGCCTGCTTCCCGGCTGGAGCAATTTTCGCTGCAATACTCAGTGCTGTAACCACGACCATCCCCGCCCCGAGTGCCATGAGAATACGTGCGGCAATAAACATGCCAAAACCCGGCAAAACAAAGGAGAGCAGATTGGCAACTACGAACAATCCGAGGGAATACAGGAGCAGTTTACGTCTGTCCATTTTAGCAGTGACTGCCATCAGAATCGGCGTGCCAATCGCGTAGGCAAGGGAGAACACTGTAATTAACTGACCTGCGGCAGCCACCGTAATTCCCATTGTAGTTGCAATTTGATCCAGAATTCCTGAGATAATATATTCAGACGTGCCTACCAAAAAACTGATTATTGCCAAAATGTATACTTTCCACGTGCTCTGCATTTTATATAACGCCTCTTTCCTATTATATTTTTATATTTTTATATTTTTATATTTTTACAAATATCGAAATTAAAACTAAAAAAATTATGTCATCAGGTATGGGGCATATTTCTTCGCTACTTCAACATCCAGGCTGTAGTAAATAAAGGTTCCCTCTTTACGGAACGTCAGCAGTCCGGATTCTGCCATTTGCTTCAGGTGATGCGATAACGTTGAAATTGCAACACTGTTCAGCTTCTCACCCAGAACAGAGCAGCACTGGTCATTTTCCTCTTTCAGCAAAAATGCTATTTTGAGACGAGTCGGTTCTCCAAGCGCTTTATATATTTTTACAGCTTGCTGCATATCTGTAGCATCTTTCACCCTGTTCAGCCCCCTTCTGCTTCCAGTCTTAATTTCGATGTTTGTCGAAATAAAATTATCATAAACGTTTATGAAAGTAAACCACTATTTTTTTAATCCTACTTTTTTCACACTCCGCTGCCGTAAATACGATCTTTCTGATTACACCATAAAATAATCCCCCATTCACAAGGGATGGAGGATAAGTCACATGGAAGGCCCATGCTAGCACAATTGCGTTGCGGCCAGCAGCAGTGCAGTACAAGCTACAGAAACGGACATGATACTTTGTGACATGACCTAACATTCCTTTTACAGAAAAAAAATAAAAATCTCTCTGCTCAATCACGTCCAACCATAGGCTTGCGGATCACGGACACGCTCGATTCCCTGACGATCAGACGAGGCTCGAATTGCACACGCTCGTAATCGCCCGGTGTCTGCTCCTGAATCCGCTTGAGCAGCAGCTCCGCAGCCAATCGTGCCACCTCTTCTCCCATAATGGAAACAGAGCTGATCTGCGGCGTCGTTACCGTAGCCCATAAATTGTTATCAATGCCGACCACAGCAACTTCTTCCGGCACCTTTACACCCAAAGCCTTAAATCGGTTGACGATTCCTATCGCTACCATATCGTTAACTGCATAAATGGCATCCGGCATGTGCTTCAAGCTATAAAAATAATCGGCTGCACGCAGCCCTGTCTCAAAAGAGAAATCATCGCCAAAATAAACAAGGGAAGGGTCCACATGCTGGAGAGACTGCTCATAAGCGAAGTATCTATCCTCGATTTTATCCTTCGCAGCGCCTGCGTAGGCAATTCTCGTTCTCCCGATTTTAAGCAAATGCTCCATCACAAGCCGCCCCTCTTGTCGGGCCAAGCTGACGATATCGGCTTTGACGTCTTCGCCCAGCTTTTTACCATAGTTAATAATGGACACCGGAACGCTGGCTTTGTTGATCAGATCGACCAGCATTTTGGGATACGCCAGCGGCATAATAATTAGCCCGTCCACATGCAGCTTCTTGACCTCACGTACCGTTTCAAGCTCCATTCTCGCGTTCCCGGCGGTATTAATTTGCACGACACGGTAACCATGCTGCTTCGCGGCCTGCTCCACAGACCAAGCGATCTCGGGAATAATCGCATTACGAATATCCGGCACAGCCAGCGCAATTTGGAATGTCTGACGCACCTTCAGGCTCTGAGCCGAGGTGTTGGGCGTAA carries:
- a CDS encoding metalloregulator ArsR/SmtB family transcription factor, which translates into the protein MKDATDMQQAVKIYKALGEPTRLKIAFLLKEENDQCCSVLGEKLNSVAISTLSHHLKQMAESGLLTFRKEGTFIYYSLDVEVAKKYAPYLMT
- a CDS encoding isocitrate lyase/phosphoenolpyruvate mutase family protein, which gives rise to MNKIQQFKALHTSEELLFLGNAWDLLSAVALEKAGFQAIGTTSWGIANTLGLSDGELIDFDQHIRIIQTIADHVQIPVSADIEAGYGEDTATIVEHVLRTADVGVAGINIEDSLKQQKGLREVVLHSNLLSKIRAALDAHGFNDFFINARTDTYLQKDTPLLETIERANAYVESGVSGIFVPGLRVDDEIREVVYQVRAPLNILSLPGLTNVSKLQQLGVKRFSFGNAFSDHIMVALQKNAEQLIELQDTSHLYGG
- a CDS encoding Ada metal-binding domain-containing protein; amino-acid sequence: MAEINLSFEEMWEKIMACDRKYDGLFFTAVKTTRIYCRPSCRSKKPKKVNVEFYDDIDTVEKAGFRACKRCQPHIDHSPYIRLVQTVVTFLVNHYKERLVLQNIADYAGASPFYLDRIFKQETSETPRTYLEKIRVDKAAYLLKSTDCTNLEICYETGFQSPSNFYKAFRCLKQCSPSEYRKLNR
- a CDS encoding MFS transporter, translated to MQSTWKVYILAIISFLVGTSEYIISGILDQIATTMGITVAAAGQLITVFSLAYAIGTPILMAVTAKMDRRKLLLYSLGLFVVANLLSFVLPGFGMFIAARILMALGAGMVVVTALSIAAKIAPAGKQASSIATVTMGFTASLIIGIPLGRMISSAYGWKTVFVGIALAGIIALIVIAMTIPRIKGDKPVPLLQQFSLLKKPEVALGLGITFFWLGGYSLAYTYISPYLLDVSGVGEDMLSIVLLAFGIASLIGSKIGGYSADKKGIPFTLFGGMVLHMISLLLLPFAAHSLIAVFALLILWSFAAWTSGPTQQYNLVTLVPESSGVMLSLNQSTMQLAMAAGAGIGGVVVGQVSLASITWFGAAGVAIAIVATYLLSRRSSVQTQVSVTE
- a CDS encoding LacI family DNA-binding transcriptional regulator, whose product is MPDQKKVTIEDVAKRAGVGIATVSRAINDSEGISPRTKALILQVIEEMGFTPNTSAQSLKVRQTFQIALAVPDIRNAIIPEIAWSVEQAAKQHGYRVVQINTAGNARMELETVREVKKLHVDGLIIMPLAYPKMLVDLINKASVPVSIINYGKKLGEDVKADIVSLARQEGRLVMEHLLKIGRTRIAYAGAAKDKIEDRYFAYEQSLQHVDPSLVYFGDDFSFETGLRAADYFYSLKHMPDAIYAVNDMVAIGIVNRFKALGVKVPEEVAVVGIDNNLWATVTTPQISSVSIMGEEVARLAAELLLKRIQEQTPGDYERVQFEPRLIVRESSVSVIRKPMVGRD